The following are encoded in a window of Thalassotalea insulae genomic DNA:
- the pilV gene encoding type IV pilus modification protein PilV, which translates to MKRCSNKGMTFIEVLIGLFILVTGVLGAVAMQASAKKGSFDAMQRSLASALAQDIIDRMRSNDPTQLASYVGSDYGVTLNAEPSKRCNSTASLCLPAEMVTNDLYEWELALTGADVKNGTSNAGGLVGATGCIGVSDNAITVVITWEGRTKIQDGQKDGSNVSDCGGSTANKKRRQVLVEAFVS; encoded by the coding sequence ATGAAGCGTTGTAGTAATAAAGGCATGACCTTTATTGAAGTATTAATCGGTTTATTTATTTTAGTAACAGGAGTATTAGGGGCAGTTGCTATGCAAGCGTCAGCGAAAAAAGGCAGCTTTGATGCAATGCAACGTTCTCTAGCTTCTGCGTTAGCACAAGATATTATCGATAGAATGCGCAGTAATGATCCAACTCAGTTAGCAAGTTATGTTGGTAGTGACTATGGCGTTACACTCAATGCTGAACCATCGAAGCGGTGTAATAGTACGGCGTCTTTATGTTTACCAGCGGAAATGGTCACTAATGATCTTTATGAATGGGAGCTGGCATTAACGGGAGCCGATGTTAAAAATGGCACTAGTAATGCGGGTGGATTAGTTGGTGCAACAGGGTGTATTGGGGTGAGTGACAATGCTATTACTGTCGTTATTACTTGGGAAGGACGGACAAAAATTCAAGACGGTCAAAAAGATGGCAGCAACGTCAGTGATTGCGGTGGTAGTACGGCAAATAAGAAACGTCGACAAGTACTCGTGGAGGCGTTTGTTAGCTGA
- the ispH gene encoding 4-hydroxy-3-methylbut-2-enyl diphosphate reductase: protein MNIILANPRGFCAGVDRAISIVDRALDLFESPIYVRHEVVHNKFVVNGLKERGAVFVDELNEVPDDSTVIFSAHGVSKAVRNEAKSRGLKVFDATCPLVTKVHMEVSRASRKGIECILIGHAGHPEVEGTMGQYENDDGGIYLVESAEDVAKLSVKNSEALYYCSQTTLSVDDTSDVIDALREKFPSIEGPRKDDICYATQNRQDAVRAIASEVDLLLVVGAKNSSNSNRLRELAEKIGTKAYLIDTADNIELEWLTNVNSIGVTAGASAPAILVQQVIDMLKNHGGQEVTEFPGRKEDTVFAVPLELR, encoded by the coding sequence ATGAATATTATTTTAGCTAATCCTCGCGGCTTTTGTGCCGGGGTAGATCGCGCTATTAGCATTGTCGATCGTGCACTTGATCTGTTTGAATCACCAATTTATGTTCGCCATGAAGTGGTGCATAACAAGTTTGTCGTTAACGGTTTGAAAGAACGCGGAGCGGTATTTGTTGATGAACTAAATGAAGTGCCGGATGACAGTACGGTTATTTTTAGCGCTCACGGAGTATCAAAAGCGGTACGAAATGAAGCTAAAAGTAGAGGCTTAAAAGTCTTTGATGCTACTTGTCCACTAGTGACTAAAGTGCATATGGAAGTTTCACGCGCTAGTCGTAAAGGTATTGAATGTATTCTCATTGGCCATGCTGGGCACCCGGAAGTTGAAGGCACTATGGGGCAATATGAAAACGATGATGGCGGTATTTATTTGGTTGAGTCTGCAGAGGACGTCGCTAAACTTAGCGTAAAAAATTCTGAAGCATTATATTATTGCAGCCAGACGACATTATCGGTTGATGATACTAGTGATGTTATCGATGCGCTTCGGGAAAAATTTCCATCTATTGAAGGCCCACGCAAAGATGATATTTGCTATGCGACACAAAATCGTCAGGATGCGGTGCGGGCAATTGCTAGTGAAGTGGATTTGTTGTTGGTTGTTGGTGCAAAAAACAGTTCTAATTCCAATCGATTAAGGGAACTTGCAGAAAAAATTGGTACTAAAGCGTATCTAATTGATACAGCTGATAATATTGAGCTTGAATGGTTAACAAACGTTAATTCGATTGGAGTAACTGCTGGGGCTTCTGCACCAGCAATACTGGTACAGCAGGTCATAGATATGTTGAAAAACCATGGCGGACAAGAGGTTACTGAATTTCCTGGCCGTAAAGAGGATACGGTATTTGCGGTGCCGCTAGAATTGCGCTAG
- the fkpB gene encoding FKBP-type peptidyl-prolyl cis-trans isomerase, translating into MMAKMIENDSQVIVHITMKLADGSAADSTKVNNKPAKIIMGDESISPAFEQQLLGLTIGSNKEFTLAAKDAFGEPNPDNIHYVDASKFSVDAPAKVGNIITFTQPGGVELPGMITEVSGDSVTVDFNHPLAGQAVTFNIDVIDIL; encoded by the coding sequence ATTATGGCTAAGATGATTGAAAACGACTCACAGGTTATTGTTCATATCACGATGAAGTTAGCAGATGGTTCTGCGGCGGATAGTACTAAAGTTAATAATAAGCCTGCTAAAATTATTATGGGAGATGAAAGTATTTCCCCGGCATTTGAACAGCAATTGCTAGGCTTAACTATTGGTAGTAATAAAGAATTTACTTTAGCGGCAAAAGATGCGTTTGGTGAACCGAACCCAGATAACATTCATTATGTTGATGCCAGTAAATTTTCAGTAGACGCCCCAGCGAAAGTGGGAAATATTATTACTTTTACTCAGCCTGGCGGGGTGGAGCTGCCGGGGATGATCACTGAAGTGTCTGGTGACTCTGTAACGGTTGATTTTAACCATCCGCTGGCAGGTCAAGCGGTGACCTTTAATATTGACGTTATTGATATATTGTAA
- the lspA gene encoding signal peptidase II, protein MSQVTNKSGLSWLWITLVCLLIDQITKHWVAGSMELHQSFEVLSFFNITYAQNPGAAFSFLADQPGWQRWFFTLIAVAASIVFLVWLKRTPKDHTVLAIALACMLSGALGNLIDRVLFGYVIDFLDFYIGSYHWPTFNIADSVIFIGAVLMIIDSFKQSNSENTHAVKEK, encoded by the coding sequence ATGAGTCAAGTTACAAATAAATCCGGCTTATCCTGGTTGTGGATCACTCTAGTGTGTTTATTGATTGATCAAATAACTAAGCATTGGGTTGCTGGTTCGATGGAGCTACATCAGTCTTTTGAAGTTTTGTCGTTTTTTAATATTACTTACGCGCAAAACCCTGGAGCTGCATTTAGCTTTTTGGCTGATCAGCCAGGTTGGCAGCGCTGGTTTTTTACTTTGATCGCTGTTGCTGCCAGCATCGTTTTTTTAGTTTGGCTTAAACGCACACCTAAAGATCACACTGTCTTAGCGATTGCATTAGCCTGCATGTTAAGTGGGGCATTAGGTAATTTAATCGATCGCGTGCTTTTTGGTTATGTCATCGATTTTTTGGATTTTTATATCGGCAGTTATCATTGGCCAACCTTTAATATTGCTGATTCGGTCATATTTATTGGTGCCGTATTGATGATTATTGATTCGTTTAAACAAAGTAACTCTGAAAATACGCACGCAGTTAAAGAGAAATAA
- the ileS gene encoding isoleucine--tRNA ligase: MSDYKHTLNLPATSFPMKGNMANREPQMLKDWAGKDLYGKIRAAKKGKKSFILHDGPPYANGNIHLGHAVNKILKDIIVKAKTLSDFDSPYVPGWDCHGLPIELMVEKKVGKPGHKVTAAEFRQKCRDYAIKQVDGQREDFKRLGVFGDWEKPYLTMNFDTEANIIRALGKIAGNGHLQQGFKPVHWCTDCGSALAEAEVEYKDKQSPAIDVKFTVSDNSIADKFSHPENHSGEGEISAVIWTTTPWTLPANRAIAVHPAVEYTLVQCEKENEKFRLILASELVKSCMDRFGIDKYHALGFCKGADLDKVEVNHPFYDFTVPIICGDHVTTDSGTGCVHTAGGHGVDDFSVSKKYDLEIFNPVGANGVFLDDLPLFAGQHVFKANASIVDVLNEKGALLHHHAYEHSYPHCWRHKTPIIFRATPQWFISMDKQGLRQASLEEIKKTKWIPDWGQSRIESMVEGRPDWCISRQRTWGVPIALFIHKDTGALHPRSLELIEQVAQRVEKSGIQAWFDLEAEELIGEDANDFVKVADTLDVWFDSGVTHYSVVDARVEFDKKADLYLEGSDQHRGWFMSSMMSSVAMNGEAPYSQVLTHGFTVDVNGHKMSKSLGNVITPAQITNKLGADILRLWVASVNYTQEITVSDEIFNRQADAYRRIRNTSRFLLANINGFEPSQHSVAVSDMVELDRWVLGRAAQLQDEIVQAYDNYEFHNVVHKLMNFCTTELGGFYLDIIKDRQYTAKDSSVARRSCQTTMYLIAEAMTRWMAPILSFTAQEIWQALPSVDGEERGEFVFTDVWFDGLVHLTDDSQFNNEYWNSILQVRTEVNKALENARKEKIVGKALEASVTLYSVPTLANKLTALADELRFVLITSDATVTTVEQAPEGAIATEIDGLWLTVTASSGTKCERCWHHTEDVGQSESHPTLCGRCVTNVDGEGEQRKFA, encoded by the coding sequence ATGAGTGACTATAAACATACCCTGAATTTGCCAGCGACTTCTTTTCCAATGAAAGGAAATATGGCAAATCGTGAACCGCAAATGCTAAAAGATTGGGCTGGTAAAGATCTTTACGGCAAAATTCGCGCCGCTAAGAAGGGTAAAAAATCGTTTATTCTCCATGACGGTCCTCCCTATGCGAATGGCAATATTCACTTAGGTCATGCTGTAAATAAAATTTTAAAAGATATTATTGTTAAGGCTAAAACCTTATCTGATTTTGATTCTCCTTATGTACCTGGTTGGGACTGTCATGGCCTACCGATTGAACTAATGGTAGAAAAGAAAGTTGGTAAACCAGGCCATAAAGTGACGGCGGCAGAATTTCGTCAAAAGTGTCGTGACTATGCGATTAAGCAAGTAGATGGGCAACGAGAGGATTTTAAACGTCTTGGAGTTTTTGGTGATTGGGAAAAACCTTATTTAACCATGAACTTTGATACCGAAGCGAACATTATCCGCGCATTAGGTAAAATCGCTGGAAATGGTCATTTGCAGCAAGGCTTTAAGCCTGTTCACTGGTGTACGGATTGTGGCAGTGCATTAGCCGAAGCTGAGGTAGAATACAAAGATAAACAATCACCAGCAATTGACGTGAAATTTACTGTATCGGATAACAGCATAGCTGATAAGTTTTCTCATCCTGAAAACCACAGTGGTGAAGGGGAAATCTCTGCTGTGATCTGGACTACAACGCCATGGACTTTGCCTGCTAATCGCGCTATTGCTGTTCACCCTGCGGTTGAATATACCTTAGTACAATGTGAAAAAGAGAATGAAAAATTCCGTTTGATTTTAGCGTCTGAGTTAGTGAAGTCTTGCATGGATCGTTTTGGTATTGATAAATATCATGCCTTAGGTTTCTGTAAAGGAGCTGATTTAGATAAAGTTGAAGTTAATCATCCGTTTTATGATTTTACTGTACCAATTATCTGTGGTGATCATGTAACGACAGACTCGGGTACTGGGTGTGTGCATACTGCTGGTGGTCACGGTGTTGATGATTTTTCTGTCAGTAAAAAATATGACTTGGAAATTTTTAATCCGGTTGGAGCAAATGGTGTTTTTCTTGATGATTTACCTTTATTTGCCGGGCAACACGTTTTTAAAGCGAATGCGTCAATTGTTGATGTGTTAAACGAAAAAGGTGCATTGCTGCACCATCATGCTTATGAGCATTCTTATCCTCATTGCTGGCGTCATAAAACCCCGATTATTTTCCGTGCGACACCGCAATGGTTTATTAGTATGGATAAACAAGGGCTGCGTCAAGCATCATTAGAAGAAATTAAAAAGACAAAATGGATCCCTGATTGGGGCCAAAGCAGAATTGAATCTATGGTAGAAGGCCGCCCTGACTGGTGTATTTCACGTCAGCGTACTTGGGGGGTTCCGATTGCGTTATTTATTCATAAAGACACAGGTGCATTGCATCCACGTAGTTTGGAATTAATAGAACAAGTAGCGCAGCGTGTTGAAAAGTCAGGGATTCAAGCCTGGTTTGATCTTGAAGCAGAAGAGTTGATTGGTGAAGACGCTAATGACTTTGTCAAAGTAGCTGATACTTTAGACGTATGGTTTGATTCTGGTGTTACCCATTACTCTGTCGTTGACGCACGAGTTGAGTTTGATAAAAAAGCTGATTTATATTTGGAAGGTTCAGATCAGCACCGTGGCTGGTTTATGTCTTCTATGATGTCATCAGTGGCGATGAATGGCGAAGCGCCTTATTCACAAGTATTAACTCATGGCTTTACCGTTGATGTTAACGGCCATAAGATGTCTAAATCTTTAGGTAATGTTATTACGCCTGCGCAAATTACTAATAAGCTTGGTGCTGATATTTTGCGACTATGGGTTGCATCGGTGAATTATACTCAGGAAATTACTGTTTCTGATGAGATTTTTAATCGTCAGGCAGATGCTTATCGTCGAATTCGTAATACTTCGCGCTTTTTATTAGCGAACATTAATGGTTTTGAACCTTCGCAGCATTCAGTTGCCGTTAGTGATATGGTTGAACTTGATCGTTGGGTATTAGGCCGCGCTGCACAGTTGCAAGATGAAATTGTTCAAGCTTATGATAACTATGAGTTTCATAATGTCGTACATAAATTAATGAACTTCTGTACTACGGAATTGGGCGGTTTTTATCTTGATATTATCAAAGACCGTCAATATACCGCGAAAGACAGCAGTGTTGCTCGCCGTTCATGTCAAACCACAATGTATTTAATTGCTGAAGCAATGACTCGTTGGATGGCACCGATTTTATCTTTTACCGCTCAAGAAATCTGGCAGGCATTACCGTCAGTTGATGGCGAGGAAAGAGGGGAGTTTGTCTTTACTGATGTTTGGTTTGATGGCTTAGTGCATTTAACCGATGATAGCCAATTCAATAATGAATATTGGAACAGCATTTTACAGGTAAGGACTGAAGTCAATAAGGCGTTAGAAAATGCTCGTAAGGAAAAAATAGTAGGTAAAGCACTTGAGGCAAGTGTGACATTATATTCTGTACCTACGCTAGCCAATAAGTTAACGGCGTTGGCGGACGAATTACGATTTGTTTTGATCACTTCTGATGCGACAGTTACGACGGTAGAACAAGCACCAGAGGGAGCTATAGCTACCGAAATTGATGGTTTGTGGTTAACGGTGACGGCTTCTTCCGGAACTAAGTGTGAACGTTGTTGGCATCACACAGAAGATGTTGGCCAGTCTGAAAGTCATCCAACACTTTGTGGCCGTTGTGTGACTAATGTTGATGGTGAAGGTGAACAGCGTAAATTTGCGTAA
- the ribF gene encoding bifunctional riboflavin kinase/FAD synthetase, giving the protein MQLIRGIHNIQSNQALNDGRGCVLTIGNFDGVHLGHQRVIKALVKKAQELNSVATVMVFEPQPRELFTPQTAPARLTRLRDKYVLLKQLGVERLICVNFNRKFANICANEFVEHLLVQSLKIKYLIIGDDFHFGKNRQGNFSTLQAASKQFNFGISDTASCKLDNCRISSTAIRTALAHNMLDDATQMLGRPYSIIGRVFHGDKRGRQLGFPTANVLLKRRVSPVSGVYVVEVKTGNGNFYGVTNIGSRPTFFGVRQQLEVHLFNFDCDIYGQLIEVILLKKLREEQKFASLAELTEQIKADSEQAQQYLRALASN; this is encoded by the coding sequence ATGCAGTTAATTCGTGGTATCCACAATATTCAGTCAAATCAAGCTTTGAATGATGGACGCGGTTGTGTGCTAACCATAGGTAATTTTGATGGCGTTCATTTAGGACATCAACGAGTAATTAAAGCATTAGTGAAAAAAGCGCAGGAGCTAAATAGTGTCGCTACTGTAATGGTGTTTGAACCTCAGCCTAGGGAACTATTCACACCACAAACGGCACCAGCTCGATTAACACGCTTAAGAGATAAATATGTGTTATTAAAGCAGTTAGGTGTTGAGCGGTTAATTTGTGTGAACTTTAATCGTAAATTTGCCAATATTTGCGCGAACGAATTTGTTGAACATTTATTAGTGCAAAGTTTAAAGATCAAATATTTGATCATAGGCGATGATTTTCACTTTGGTAAAAATCGTCAGGGCAACTTTTCGACCTTACAAGCGGCAAGTAAGCAATTTAATTTTGGCATTTCAGATACCGCCAGTTGTAAGCTGGATAATTGCCGGATCAGCAGTACAGCTATTAGAACTGCACTAGCTCATAATATGCTGGATGATGCCACACAGATGTTAGGTCGACCGTACTCTATTATCGGCCGGGTATTTCACGGTGATAAACGAGGACGCCAGCTAGGTTTTCCTACGGCGAATGTGCTGTTAAAACGACGAGTGTCTCCTGTCTCAGGAGTTTACGTGGTTGAAGTGAAAACTGGTAATGGCAATTTTTATGGCGTCACTAATATTGGCTCAAGACCGACATTTTTTGGTGTGCGTCAGCAGTTAGAAGTGCATCTATTTAATTTTGATTGTGATATATATGGACAACTAATCGAAGTGATTTTATTAAAGAAACTTCGAGAAGAACAAAAGTTTGCTTCGTTAGCTGAGCTAACCGAGCAAATAAAAGCAGATAGTGAACAGGCCCAGCAATATCTTAGGGCATTAGCAAGTAATTAA
- the murJ gene encoding murein biosynthesis integral membrane protein MurJ, giving the protein MSKKLVKSGIVVSAMTLVSRILGLVRDVVIANMMGAGASADAFFFANKIPNFLRRLFAEGAFAQSFVPVLSEYHQKDIDQDTQKTRELIAQVSGTLGVIVTLVTLVGMLASPIIVMIFGPGFFLDALDQQGVTKFDLAASLLKITFPYLWFISFTALAGAILNTYGRFAVASFTPVLLNVAIISMAIWGRTWFDNPEYALAWGVFLGGLIQFLFQLPFLYKAGALVRPRWAWHAKGVTKIRKLMAPALFGVSVTQINLLLDTQIATFLVTGSVSWLYYADRLLEFPLGLFGIGIATVILPSLARLHTKNNPQEFSQTLDWGIKIISLFGWPALAGLMVLAQPIIMVLFMRGEFSQFHVIQVSFALFAYLAGLMSFMFIKVMAPGYYARQDTKTPVRIGIKAMVANMAFNLMLAPFFGYVGLAIATTLSATLNAYWLYKGLKTLGVYQLSSVCYRFIIKVVGAALMMAAVVYRLSPEFDIWLTMDFSQQIIQLVLTILSGAIAYFASLFILGVRPSDFTIKNPS; this is encoded by the coding sequence TTGAGCAAAAAACTGGTAAAGTCTGGCATTGTGGTCAGTGCTATGACCTTAGTGTCCCGAATATTAGGTTTAGTAAGAGATGTGGTGATCGCGAATATGATGGGCGCAGGAGCATCGGCTGATGCGTTTTTCTTTGCTAATAAAATCCCTAATTTTTTACGACGATTGTTTGCTGAAGGTGCTTTTGCTCAGTCATTTGTTCCTGTGTTAAGTGAGTACCACCAAAAAGACATTGATCAAGATACTCAAAAGACGCGAGAGCTGATCGCACAAGTATCAGGGACGCTGGGGGTAATTGTTACCTTAGTGACTTTAGTGGGCATGCTGGCATCACCAATTATAGTGATGATTTTTGGTCCTGGCTTTTTTTTAGATGCTTTGGATCAACAAGGTGTAACAAAATTTGATTTAGCGGCCAGCCTATTAAAAATAACTTTTCCCTATCTATGGTTTATCAGTTTCACGGCATTAGCCGGAGCTATTTTAAATACCTATGGTCGCTTTGCCGTTGCGTCATTTACTCCGGTATTACTCAATGTTGCTATTATTTCGATGGCGATATGGGGACGCACCTGGTTTGATAACCCTGAATACGCTCTGGCCTGGGGGGTATTTTTAGGAGGGTTGATACAGTTTCTTTTTCAATTGCCATTCTTATATAAAGCTGGTGCATTAGTTAGACCTCGTTGGGCATGGCATGCAAAGGGAGTAACAAAGATCAGAAAGTTGATGGCCCCTGCGTTATTTGGTGTTTCAGTGACACAAATTAACTTGTTACTGGATACTCAAATAGCCACCTTTCTCGTAACCGGCTCTGTGAGCTGGCTTTATTACGCAGATCGTTTGTTGGAGTTTCCATTAGGTTTGTTTGGTATCGGCATAGCGACAGTTATTTTACCTAGTTTGGCAAGGTTACATACTAAAAATAATCCGCAAGAGTTCAGCCAAACTCTGGATTGGGGGATTAAAATTATTAGCTTGTTTGGTTGGCCGGCACTGGCTGGCTTAATGGTATTAGCTCAGCCTATTATTATGGTGCTGTTTATGCGTGGAGAGTTTAGCCAGTTTCACGTCATACAAGTGTCTTTTGCGTTATTTGCTTATTTGGCAGGATTGATGAGCTTTATGTTTATTAAAGTGATGGCACCTGGTTATTATGCGCGTCAAGATACTAAAACGCCGGTAAGAATAGGGATTAAGGCTATGGTAGCAAATATGGCGTTTAATCTAATGCTAGCACCATTTTTTGGCTATGTAGGTTTAGCCATAGCGACAACATTGTCGGCGACATTAAATGCGTATTGGCTTTATAAGGGGTTAAAAACCTTGGGGGTTTATCAGTTATCATCTGTTTGTTATCGCTTTATTATCAAAGTGGTTGGGGCAGCATTAATGATGGCGGCTGTGGTTTATAGGTTATCACCTGAATTTGATATTTGGTTAACGATGGATTTTAGCCAACAAATTATTCAACTAGTGTTAACTATCTTATCCGGGGCTATTGCTTATTTTGCCAGTCTTTTTATTTTGGGTGTAAGGCCTAGTGATTTCACGATAAAAAATCCAAGTTAA
- the rpsT gene encoding 30S ribosomal protein S20, protein MANSKQAKKRALQSEKRRQHNASRRSMMRTLLKKVSAAIEAGDKETATTEFAAVTPILDRYASKGLIHKNKAARSKSRLNAAIKAL, encoded by the coding sequence TTGGCTAACTCAAAGCAAGCTAAGAAGCGCGCACTACAATCAGAAAAGCGCCGTCAACACAATGCAAGTCGTCGTTCAATGATGCGCACTTTATTAAAGAAAGTATCCGCTGCAATTGAAGCCGGTGATAAAGAAACTGCAACTACTGAGTTTGCAGCAGTAACACCAATTCTTGATCGTTACGCAAGTAAAGGTCTTATTCACAAAAATAAAGCGGCTCGTAGTAAAAGCCGTTTAAATGCAGCGATTAAAGCGCTTTAA
- a CDS encoding dipeptidyl-peptidase 3 family protein, whose protein sequence is MKISHLASIILLATSTLSGCNEKTVSVNPQSPQLLDSYQSRLDIYTPVTLTTDLSHLSDNQKKMIALLIEASDIIDDLFWQQAFGPDKKAFLSAISDEKVRKFADINYGPWDRLAGDKAFFTTVEEKPLGAEFYPHDMTKEEFETADFPDKKGLYSLVRRDKNGQLTTIAYSEAYSEQLNRIAVILEKAATFAADKEFANYLTMRAEALRTDNYQPSDFAWMEMKNNPIDVVIGPIETYEDQLYGYRAAFESYVLIKDMAWSEKLAKYAAYLPELQKGLPVSKKYKQEIPGSDADLNAYDVIYYAGHSNAGSKTIAINLPNDEEVQLKKGTRRLQLKNAMQAKFDSILVPIAKQLIVPEQRKHVSFTAFFANTMFHEVAHGLGIKNTINNNGTVRQALKEHASALEEGKADILGLYMIRQLLKKGVITEGQLEDYYTTFLAGIFRSVRFGASSAHGKANMVRFNYFAEQGAFTRNEQGQYSVNMEKMTNAIDGLSKLILEFQGNGDYQGVDKLVKKSGIIPQELASDLARLENAGIPVDITFNQGKKILGL, encoded by the coding sequence ATGAAAATTTCACATCTTGCCAGCATTATTTTATTGGCAACTTCAACTCTTAGTGGCTGTAACGAGAAAACAGTCTCCGTTAACCCACAATCACCTCAGCTACTCGACAGCTACCAAAGTCGTTTAGATATTTATACTCCGGTGACGTTAACAACAGATCTTTCTCATTTATCTGACAATCAGAAGAAAATGATCGCGCTGTTAATTGAAGCGTCAGATATTATCGATGATTTATTTTGGCAACAAGCATTTGGCCCAGATAAAAAAGCATTTCTATCCGCTATTAGCGATGAAAAAGTCAGAAAATTTGCTGACATTAATTATGGCCCTTGGGATCGACTAGCAGGCGATAAAGCCTTTTTTACAACAGTTGAAGAGAAACCATTAGGCGCTGAGTTTTATCCGCATGATATGACCAAAGAAGAGTTTGAAACTGCTGATTTCCCTGATAAAAAAGGCTTATATTCTTTAGTTAGAAGAGATAAAAATGGCCAATTAACCACGATTGCTTACTCTGAAGCTTACAGTGAACAATTAAATCGCATTGCCGTGATATTAGAAAAAGCCGCCACGTTTGCAGCAGATAAAGAATTCGCCAATTATCTAACCATGCGCGCAGAAGCCCTACGCACAGATAATTATCAGCCATCAGATTTTGCCTGGATGGAGATGAAAAACAATCCGATTGATGTCGTCATTGGGCCAATTGAAACGTATGAAGATCAATTATATGGCTATCGTGCGGCTTTTGAATCTTATGTATTAATAAAAGACATGGCATGGAGTGAAAAGCTCGCCAAGTATGCGGCTTATTTACCAGAGTTGCAAAAAGGCTTACCGGTCAGTAAAAAATACAAACAAGAAATACCAGGCTCAGATGCCGATCTTAACGCATATGATGTCATTTATTACGCAGGCCATTCCAATGCGGGCAGCAAAACTATCGCCATTAACTTACCTAATGATGAAGAAGTACAGCTAAAAAAAGGTACACGCCGCCTACAACTTAAAAATGCTATGCAGGCAAAGTTTGATAGCATCTTAGTACCTATCGCTAAGCAGCTAATCGTCCCTGAGCAACGAAAACATGTCAGCTTTACCGCTTTCTTTGCCAATACTATGTTTCATGAAGTCGCGCATGGTTTAGGGATCAAAAATACCATTAATAATAATGGCACCGTCCGTCAGGCATTGAAAGAACACGCTTCAGCATTAGAAGAAGGTAAAGCAGATATCCTCGGTTTATACATGATTCGTCAGTTACTTAAAAAAGGCGTGATCACTGAAGGACAATTGGAAGATTACTACACTACCTTTTTAGCTGGTATTTTCCGCTCTGTGCGTTTTGGTGCCAGCTCTGCCCACGGCAAGGCTAATATGGTTCGCTTTAACTACTTTGCCGAACAAGGAGCGTTTACTCGTAACGAGCAAGGCCAATACAGTGTCAATATGGAAAAAATGACAAACGCTATCGATGGCTTATCAAAACTAATTTTGGAGTTCCAGGGAAATGGTGACTATCAAGGTGTTGATAAATTAGTCAAAAAAAGTGGCATCATTCCTCAGGAATTAGCCAGTGATTTAGCCCGTTTAGAAAACGCTGGCATCCCGGTTGATATCACCTTTAACCAAGGGAAAAAAATCTTAGGACTGTAA
- a CDS encoding tRNA-uridine aminocarboxypropyltransferase, whose protein sequence is MHAVHQLYQYRKSLSTTTYKSRGHKVDRCDYCRLAKENCLCQQRVSLTSKAAFLLLMYDTEVLKPSNTGKLIADLIPQTYAFLWSRTEVDHALLDLIKNEKYQPFIIFPSEYATEEQQVFHQSVVLNNKKQPLFILLDGSWREAKKMFRKSPYLQGIPILSIDPQQLLAKDYLPKYHIRTSAKGHQLATAEVAALVLAVIGEHNNAAILDSWFDYYNYQYQRSVCQSNKGDAEAEQRYKRLIAK, encoded by the coding sequence ATGCACGCCGTTCATCAGCTATACCAATATCGTAAAAGCTTATCGACAACTACCTATAAATCGCGAGGTCATAAGGTTGATCGTTGCGACTATTGCCGGTTGGCCAAGGAAAACTGTCTTTGCCAGCAAAGAGTTTCATTAACGAGTAAAGCAGCATTTCTGTTGTTGATGTATGACACAGAAGTGTTAAAACCGAGTAATACAGGTAAGTTAATTGCGGACCTTATTCCTCAGACCTATGCGTTTTTATGGTCAAGAACTGAGGTTGATCATGCATTGCTCGATCTTATTAAAAATGAAAAATATCAGCCTTTTATTATTTTTCCTTCCGAATATGCGACAGAAGAGCAACAGGTATTTCATCAATCTGTGGTTTTGAATAATAAAAAGCAGCCATTATTTATTTTGCTTGACGGTAGCTGGCGGGAAGCAAAAAAAATGTTTCGTAAAAGCCCTTATTTGCAAGGGATACCTATATTATCTATCGACCCGCAACAACTTTTAGCGAAAGACTATTTACCTAAATATCACATCAGAACATCAGCCAAAGGGCACCAATTGGCTACTGCTGAAGTGGCGGCGTTAGTACTAGCTGTGATAGGGGAACATAATAATGCTGCAATATTAGATAGTTGGTTTGATTATTATAACTATCAGTATCAACGCAGTGTTTGTCAGTCCAATAAAGGAGACGCAGAAGCCGAGCAAAGGTACAAAAGGTTGATAGCAAAGTAG